In the genome of Yarrowia lipolytica chromosome 1B, complete sequence, the window CGTGAGTGTGTTTTGGGGTGAAGTCAAGATAAGTTGCGAAAAGAAACTGCTGACAGCGCTGTATGTGTACAATTTGGGGTATGACTCGCCCTCTGACACTTTTTAGAACTCTAACCCTATCTGCaatcattttttttattgcCCTCCCAGAGCAAACTCAACCTCCATTTTGCTTTGAGGTCCTATTAGCCATATGAGTGGCCCTTGCTGTTACACGGTTGGGTGAGACACAGCCCAGGTTGCGGTTTCAACTGTGGCTGTGAAGGGCTATAGTAGTGCTATCATGACGAAAGTAGCTTTAAAGTATTGCACGAGCTGAGAGGAGTAGGATGGTATGCTTTTTATCTCTCAACTTTCAACTTCTTCCTACTCGGAATTCGTTCTAAAATCTTCCATATAATTATTTTCGCGACTTCCACTTGCCATTACAGTTTGGGAGCACCTTTTTTGAACTTGTCCAGGTAAATGAATAATGGTCGTTGAAGTACGGGACTAGTTTGACCTATCTGCCTCGGTGGTGGAATTCGATCAACATTATCCTTGTATCTCTAGCACCAATAATAGGCAAGATAATCGCCAATATCACGCCCTGTACGGAGCATTCTCACGGTTTAGCTTCCAAGGGTCAATCAACAAGCATGTTTACTTAGATTGTAAGATGGCAAGTCCAAGAGCGGAATGAAGCCCCAGAAGGCATCCATAAGACCCCAGCAGCCAACCACATGCCGCAAGTGTAAGTTTGTCCCCTCATCGTGTTTTGCACAGCACTGATATTTCCTGATATTTCCTGATATTGTTCAAATCTCTACAGCCGCATCGTGATACATGAATTAGGCAATATATGCTCAGTGCTCACACGAGTGCCTGGCTAATGCGGACTATCTTCGGAGTCGCAGTTTAACGACCTGGGGCACAGTAGCGGCGCATATGAGGGTTGCTGTTTCCCAGTCAGCGGCAGCAAGGTATTTGTGACATGTTTTCTTCCCCATTTTTGCCCATTTTTTCCTTCTGTTCGTTTCGTCCCAACACAGGTGGGCAAGTCTTCGACCCTACGTCAAATATGCGAGTAACCAGAGAAATATAGGAAAATTTTGCAGGAGGGGAAATAATTTATAGAAAATCAGAAGAATTGCCGAGTATTAAATTCGTTGGAGGGATCGAGAAAACTGGGCAATAAATATCTCTCCCGCCTCCACCTTGTTCGCTCCACCCTTACTCATCATTCTAGGGCCCTCCTTTGGCGCCCGCGGTGGGCATGTATCTCATGTAAAGACAGGAGCGACACCTTGGGCAATGTAACAAAAGCAAGTAAAGTTCGGGGCTCATctaagtacgagtatgacGTCAGAGGACAGCACGCCCCAATCTCATGGTGGAAGCTTGCAATAGTGGAGAAAATTAATTTTCACATTCATATGACACAGAAGATCATCGATAACGCCACTTCCCCGCCTCTCCACCCTACAGGTACCTTTCAGAGGCCCTTCTGTTTACCCCTTCACgctcctcaaactccaACCTAAAGCACCTCTCCAACCTTCGCGTGTTACTGTAGGAACCTTGACGTTGGGACTTGCTGGACTTGGAGATACCCTACGGACTCTGGGATACTCAAGCAATTTGTTTTGACCGTGCCCCAATCGGGTCTGTTGGGACACAGCCCGCCTCATTGCGTGCTTGAGAGAATAACGTGATTGGGCATCGTATCAAGATCATACAAGACCTTCTCAAGTCAGATGATGGCAACATGTTACAGACCATACCCTGTCAGACAAACATGGAGCCCCTGATGCTATACAGTGCCCATCTACTGTTAATATCCAGCAAATGCGTGCTACAGTAGAGGCAGAAGCTCTCACTCTTCCAAGTCGGGAAATGAAGCATCGTACCTAAATTGTGAGCCAGATGATCAATGGAGCCTAAGAGCCGTATTATGAGTACATTCTCGTACAATGTACCTGAGCTGGAGGATTCTGCTAGGAAGCTGAACGAGTGGGCACTGTCTATACCTTGAGTTTGATATCACGGTGGTGAATTCCAGTCATTAGACTGTCGCCGTAAACAGACCAGCTTGAAAGACACAACAGGCAACCAACCACACATGGAGTGGTTATACTAGTACATAGGGCAAGATGAgtgttacttgtacacaaTTCTCTAGAAGAATAAATGATTATAATGCAAATTATAGATGTCAATGCGCTAACCGAAAATGTTCGCATCCTTCTCTGGCATTCTTCGGGCGGAAGACAGTCTCCAAGAATCCTGATCCTGAGCGTACCGATCATAAAGGGgcacaatcttcttggactttttCTCTTTGGATAGCTTGCTAGTGTCTGCAAAGCTGAAGAATGTGGGAGCAGCCCAGGGCAGCCACTTGGCGTCAATAGAAGTCACACAATGCATATACTCCTTGGAAGTCAACAATAGAGTATGATAGATGACATACTGAGAAGGTTTAGAAAAGAGCGCAGAAGAGGGATGCATAAAAACAGGTGTTCGTTCAATAAGCGTCTTGTAGCCCTGCTGGGGATCTTTCTCGGCAGAATTCTTGAAGTATCCCGAACATAGAACCTTGCGAACGATATCAGTAGACGCTCCACATGATGAAATTCGGTGCTTGTATCGTCCCATGATTGACACCAGTTGGTTACGGACATCCTGCGCTCTTCGCATGGATCTGTCTTGAATGAAGTTCTCATTGGTCCACATTTTGGAGCAGTTGTTTCGTTTCCATGCATTGTAGACATTGAGCATCGTCAGATGGTCACCTGTGGGGTCCATGAACTTCTTCCGCTTAGCATCAGCCTTTTCGGCCATGTTCTTGGGCCGGAAGAAGACACTCTGAACAGAAAGCATAGCCACAATGGTCAGAATCTCCTCAGCACAGTTGTGATCAACAGAGTTGAGTAAAACCTTCGCCATGGCAGGCTCCATAGGAAAGTCGGCCATGTTTCGACCCAACTTAGTCAGCAGACCTTCTCCGTCAATAGCGGAaagatggtggagatcGTTGAGAGCAGACAGCAGCGTGTtgtgaggaggagggtcCATAAAGTCGAAATTCAACAGATCGTTGATACCCATGGCCTTCAACATGAGAATAGTGTGACTCAGGTTCTGTCTCTGAATCTCAGGGACAGTGTTGGTAAGCATCTCATTGTGGAACGAGTTCTCAGTGTACAATCTGTAGCACTTACCGGGACCTGTTCGACCAGCTCGACCAGCTCTCTGGGTAGCCTGAGCTTGGGAAATGGGTGCAATCTGAAGAGAGTCCATGCCCAGTTTTGAGTCGTAAGCGTTAATCTTGACGAACCCAGGATCAACCACATAGTAGACTCCATCGATGGTAATGGAGGTTTCGGCGATATTTGTAGCAAGAACAACCTTTCGAGATCCAGGTGGAGCAGGATCGAAGATACGAGACTGCATTTCGGAGGGAAGTGACGAGTACACTGGCAGAATGATCAACGGGCCAGCGACAGactcaatcttcttggatCGTTCATAGAGAATCTCACATGCACTGTCAAtctcttcttggccagtAAGGAAGACAAGAATGTCTCCAGGGTcttgggtcacgtgaatatCCATCACAGTATCAATAGCGGCCTCCAGGTAGTCGGCTTCAGGCTCCTTGGCAAAGTGCTCCTCAACAGGGAACGTTCTTCCAGGGATAGTGATGATAGGTGCTCCATCAAAATACGAAGAAAATTTCTCTGCATTAAGAGTGGCAGAAGTGATGACTAGTCTGAGGTCGGGACGCCGCTTTGCtgccttcttgagcagtgCAAACAAAATATCTGTCGCAATAGTACGTTCATGGGCCTCATCCAACATCAGAACGCTGTACTGGTCCATATCAGGGTCAACTAGAGCCTCTCGCTGAAGCATACCATCCGTCATATACTTGATCTTTGTCTGGGGGCACGTCCAATCTTCAAATCGGATCAGGTATCCAACTTCCTTTCCTACCTTACACCCCACCTCTTCAGCAACACGCTTtgcaacagaaacagctgCAACTCGACGGGGCTGAGTACATCCAATTCGCTTGTTTTTGGCGAAACCGGCTTCATAGAGGTACTGGGTGATTTGTGTGGTCTTTCCGGATCCTGTTTCTCCAACCACAATGATGATCTGGTTATCTCGAATGGCATTAATCAGGTCCTGTCTGAACTCATAGACAGGAAGAGACCTTCGAACTTCGGCAATAGACATGCTATCTCGCTGTCGGTTGCCATATGCTGTATTTTTTGTACCAATAGTGGCTTGCTTCCATTCCGGATCTGCAGCTCCATACTTGTGGTGGGCAAGAGGATCTGACGCGACATCGAGAGAGTTTCTGCTATCACGAGTCTCAGATGCAGCATCCTGACTAAGCAGATCCTCGGCCTTCtctttctgtttcttctctcttcgCTCCTTTGCACTCACTGCACTGTTGATGGCAGCTCTATTGAGAGATCCATCTGGCGCCTTAACCACACGCACAGGTGACAATTCCAAGCTTTGGAAGGTTTGTCCAGCAAGAAAGGGCGGTTCGATTTCTTTGACTTCAATCTCaacatcctcctccactccAACCGTAGCTTCTTGTTGTAGCGACTCAATATCCTCGTCCAGATCAGGGTAGTCTGCTGCATTAACCACACCCGATGCAATCAGCTGACGAATCTCCCATCTCTCAGGAGAAGTGAGACGAGTTCGTTTCTTGACTGGTTGTTCATCCTGTTTCTGGTATCTTCGTCCCCTTTCTTCACTTCCTCCATCTCTACCTCTTGAACGCTCGACACGCTCCATTACCTGCCCTGTCTGTTGATCAACGTCATTGAGAGACAGGCCGATTTTCCTTCCATCAATCTTGCACACCTTGACGTATACAACGTCTCCCACACTGACCACGTCTGAGGGATGATCCACCCGATTCGCTGCCAACACAGAGACGTGTACCAGACCGTCGGTTTTGTTTTTCAACCCAGACAGAGTCACGAATGCACCGAAAGAAGTCAGGTTCTTGACACGTCCCTTGTATACCTTGTTGATAATGGGTTCCAAGTCAAGctctccttgatctggacTCAGACTTCGTCGTTTCGAACGGTCTCGACGATCTGATCTATCTCTGTACTCCCTGTCTCGCTCTTCATTCCTTGGTTTGGTGACCTCCTCAGGTCCCATATCGCTCTTGATAGGGGCTGTATCCTTCATGGTCAGAACAGACAGCTTCTCAGAAGgttcctccttcttcactgtgggctcctccttgacgggGGCAGGCATGGAGTTGCCTCTGTATTTCGGATGCAGATCACTGATAAGCTGGCGCATACGATCCACAAACGAGTCTGGGAAATCGCCACCAACAGCTTTTAGTTTAGTTGCAAAATCATCTCTGTCTCCCTTGGATTCCTCGTACATACCCAGAACAAATTCAGCTAGCGTCTTGTCATTAATGCCGGTGTAATTATTGATTTCCTGGGTTAGAGTTGAAACCAGGGCGATGATTTCGAGCTGCTCTAGCTCATCCATGGTCGTCGTTGTATGCTGATTGTAGATTTCGATTATGAAGAAGAGTGTTGAACTGCATGCATGTTTCTAGAACCTTAAATAAGCTTCCACTCCAAACCGAGTTATATTGCTAAAGTATAGAATCAAGTAAATGACGTGAAATTGTGAGACTTGTACTTCGGGTGAAGGGAACTCATCTCCATACGAGTCGTCACTGAGAGCTGTAATTAATACATCACACATTACCTGAGGCTCATCAACGATACTCAATTCCATTGTCGCATATCTGTCTCATGAAAAACCCCATGGAATCCTCTAGAACACATGCTGTTGCTCTCTACCTACAATACAGTAAACACCAAGTTCGTCATCCCCACATCTTCTCGCTGATACACAGCCAACCCCTCTTTTCATGATACTTGTTGGATGCGACGCGGTGCACAGCTGTAGGCGACTGATCAGACACACACCCATCTTCTTTGTCTACTAATGATATATTTATAACAGCCCTGGTTATTACTACCGTTTCAGTCTTTTGGGACGCAGTCACAGTAACCACCCTTTGAGCCTCACCAGAAGGAAGCACATAATAATAGCAAGAGACTGTAAGAcgtacgatacgatactCGAAAGCACCATTTCAATAACTGAGCTGAAATTTACAACCACAGAGCCACAAGCAAACCTCATATACGCCCTGGACCAGTCTATCGCAATCCCCGTCAGTACCGAGATCGcattctctctctctgagGAGAACGTGACACACAAATCAACAGCAACTAGCATAACCAAAGAACTTGGATGCGCAATTGAACAACTGGAAACAAACAACTATACAGTAGTTGTTACTGCACCATCATTGTTCACTGCATCATCAGCATTACTAACCACCAGCAACCACACACCATACTTCTCTCGTCATGATCGTTGTTGACCCATATTATTGCCAGCACCATAACAGATTTTTTACCCGCGAGGAACTCGAAGAACACCAGAAGGCATGCAATGGACCATACTTCATGTCCAAGGAATTCCGGCGGCCTCCGGAGGTTGGAACGCCTTAACTAACAGATACATAGCTGCCCAGACTGTCGCCGACACATActgcagtacagtacctgtacttgtaacatAGTGCACGTCATCAGTTTCTACTGCTGTTACCGTCTTAACATAAAAATATAATAGTTATAATCTACCAATTGCGATCTTGTAGGAAGCTCAATGCTCAGCACAAACCGCCAGTTTCTCAATGACCTCGTCCATTCATTTAGATGCGCTCATTGATCCCGCTATGCTCAATCAACAATACTGATTAAGCAGCGATCTCTCCCTGCTGgacctccagctcctcagTCACCTCAGCTTCTGGGTACTCGTCGGGGTAGACCAGAGCAGAGACGTCTCGAATGCCATCCTTGTCCACGACCTTGACGTAGACGCCCTTGAAATCCACGGGCAGACGGGtctgcagctccttgatgcACATTCTCATGAGGACCactccctcctcctgggtCATACCCTCCTTCCAGTGTCGGTCCAGTAGCGACATTGTGTAATAAGCGGCGTAGCCGTGAGCGGCATAAGGCAACTCCACGTTGGAGGCTAGGTAATCGATGAGATTGAGGGTGGGCTTTTCAGTCTTGGGATCAAATCCGGCAATCAGGACGTTGACCTGATAGGGCTTTCGTGATCGCAGGGCCTTAGCCAGCTGGTTTCGAGTGAAGGAGGCGACGGCAGAAGGAGACAGCTCAATGTCGTGTCGGATGCCGTACAGTCGAGTGTTGGCCATGATGTACTCGGCAAACTGGACTGTGTCTCCTGCCTCTCCGGTGTAGGCCATCAGAGTGTTGGGGTTGAGTTCTCTGGTCTTGTCGTCACCGACCTTGATGACGGAAATACCTCGGGTGGCAGCCTTGGAAGTGGCAACCAGCACTCCGCCCTTGATTCGCAGTCCCAGAACGATATCCATCTTGTGATTGTGTAGTGTGGTGTTGGATGGGTCTCAGAGAGTCAGTAGTGATGCAGATACACAAGGTGGCAAGGTTAGGTGGCGTCACGTGCAGGTGGCGGTTATGAAGTGCTATTGGTACCAGTACTTAGTCCAATGGGATGGAATGACCGGGTCTGATCAATGATTAATGATAAGGGCAAAAGATTGATTGACGATAGTTGTTTGAGATGGAGACACTTGCTTGGAGTCGTGTGTCTTTGTTGTCGTTGGGTGTGCTGATTAGTAAGCTGATTTGAGTGGTACCAGGCTGATTGTAGGGGTTATGCTGAAGCGATTGCAATAACACATTTGAGGTGAAACTAGTCCACCTATTAGTTCATATCAATGATTTCTTGTCTGTCTATAATGACATCCAATGACAAGTTTAGCTAGCTGCTGTAATTAATTGAGGTGTTCTACTTTTCGGAGAACAAAATGTCTCCATTGTTCCCAATTACATTCATAACAAATTGGATAACTAAAGAATGGAGTTAGTTGAACATTATTTGGGGTTGAACAGTTGGTCAAATAGTGGAAAAGGAAATAAAAGGGCAGGTTTTCAATGCTTACAGGTATTTTGGTTTCATTTTCTGTCTTAATCATGTACGGTATGGCTATGTTCAAAGCCACAGGGCACTTTTGTTGCAAATCTCGATTCAAACAATATTTCGCGCAACTGACGTCAAAGGGGATATATAAACGAGAAACAAAAACGAGAAGCTACACGGGGAGTAAAGGGACGCGAAGATGGGGATTGAAAATTTCAGTGATCACTCGTCATATCTCTGTCGATGCCATCACTCACGTTATGCCGATGataccgtatgtacagtggGTACTGTAGCTGGCGTCATGCGTCATGGATAGCTACCTCATTATTCCCTCCGTCATGTCCGAACAGTCGCTGTAAGAGACATTTGTGTGGCAGAGATCGATGTGATACCTTCAACacgagctcgaggagctTGTAGGTTGTATAACGAGCTCCAGTGTCGAAGTTGCAATGTGAACAGGGCAAGGAGTTACATAGACCACTGTACAGAACCACACGATGCTATTAAAGAAAGTAGCATCTTTGGCAAGCTCACTCATAGAATTATACAACTATCTGTAACCATCTATTGTTTTTATTCATGCTTACACTATCAGAGGGAGAATAGTGCAACACTTGACACTGACAAACCATACAGACTCATGCAGAGTGAACATCTGCAAGGCTCTCTGAGAATATAGGATTGGATGAACCTCACAGATATAGACACAGTAGGGAAGAGAACAGTCAAGCATCTTACCGTACAAATAGGACTGGCAATTAACCAAACCTGCATCCCTCTCATTTAGTCTCAGTGGAACATTCACAGTATTGTTTTCATGCGATCACTCTCAGCCAGCATCCACTCGTCGCAGTCCCCTATGCCTAATAGAAGGAAATATCCTTGGAAAAGTCCATCTTTTACAGACAACGGTAGCTTTATAATAAATATAACCGTTTTAGTAAGTAGTATATGTATATATCAGCAATATCTTTTTGATCCtcaatgtacagtatgatGGATATCTCCCCATGTCTTATTTGTCATTTATAATACCCCCCAACTCTAATCACGTCTTTCGCAACGCGTGGAGTTAAATTGATTCCCAACTTGGAGAGACGCGTTTAGCATCGTACTGCACcttcattttttttgtcctcTACAGTTGACATCTCAAATCGGCACACCTACCCCACGCAACATATACTACAGCTCAAATGACAGTATCCGAGCCCTCTTCGCCCGTATCGACCGCGGAGCCCCCAACTGACATCACTGTGCcaccttcatcttctccacgaCTTCCACAGCAGGGGCTGTATGATGCTATCATGAACGATGTCATGGAACAAATTGAGGAGCCTCTTCCTGAGATTCCAGAGACGCGACAACCCGAGACTTCGGTTAGCGCCCCCGAGGTTGATTTTGAGGGCCTCGGACTCTTTTACTCGCGTTTCTTTCCCTTCAAGACGCTTCATCGATGGCTCAACCACTCTCCCCGAAATGGACGAGACTTTGCTTATCGAGAGTTTGCCTTCACTCTGAGAAACGGTGCGTATCTGCGATTCAACTCATTCGCGGAGGAGCGTGAATTCAAGTCTCGAGTCGACGATCTTGTTCCTGAGCGATTCGAGATCGGAGCGGTCTACTCACATTCGCCCAAGGACCGAAAGAAGTTGCGAAAGGACGTGTTTAAGCCTGTCTCTAAGGAGCTCGTCTTCGATATTGATATGGACGATTACGACAAATTCCGAACGTGTTGTTCTGGAGCATCCGTCTGCAACAAGTGCTGGAGATACGTGCAGGTAGCCGTTAAGATGGTCAActctgctctcaaggaggatTTCGGATACAAACACATTATGTGGGTATTTTCGggccgacgaggagcccaTGCGTGGGTCAGCGACAAGAAGGCTCGTGATCTTAACGACAGACAGCGTTCTACAGTTGTTTCCTACATTGCTGCATTTGGAGACGCTACAGACAAGAGTGCTGCCGGCAACTCGAGTCTTCGACGTCCCCTGCATCCCCATCTTCAGCGGTGTCTTGATATCGCCACCACCGTATTCAACGAGGTTGTCCTGCAGACCCAGGACCCTTGGGCCAATGAGGAGGGCTCCAAATTCCTGCTGGCGTTCATTCCGGACGAAAAGCTGAGAAGAGCCCTGGCTGAGAAATGGAAGAAGAACGGAGACTCTGCTAGCTCGGCAGACAAGTGGAGCGATATCGACAAGGTGGCTTCCTCGGGAGTATCTGCGAACCTGGATACCAAGAGGCTCGTCGAGGCCAAACAAAACGTGATTCTAACTGTTTTCATGCCAAAGCTCGATGGAGCCGTGTCTCGAGGAACAGGCCATCTTCTGAAATCGCCCTTTTGCATCCACCCAAAGACCTCCAACGTCTGTGTGCCCATGGACGTCGACAGCCACACTCATGAGTTGTTGTTCACCCCAGAGGATTGTCCTAAACTGCAGGAGATTATTGACGACTTCAACAATTACGAGGGAGATGCTCAAGGTACTGTTTCCAAGCACGCTTCTGATAAGACTCGACTCAAGCCCTTCGTCGAGGTGTTTGATAACTTTGTGGAACCGCTCTTGAAGGAGGAAATTGAGCGAGTCAAGGCTGCCAACGTGGGTTCGATGGAGTTTTAGACAAGGAAACATGATGAAAATGAACGTTTAATATATTTAATGGTGTTTTTGACCACACGTGTAGAACTTCCAAACATCCAGACAACAGTTTATACTGTAAATGCATATAGTATATTATCGTAGCTTACATATGCGAGTACATCATACTGTAACTGTTTCATTCCAttatacagtacatccaacacatgtactcgtacttatACAGACCCgtggtactgtagctactgcTCCGCTCTTTTAATACACAATAAATATTAGCTAACCGATAGATACCACATCTACTTACATAACCACACAACAAGGCTCAGCCAGATTGGAATAGAAAGTATCAAGAAATCCTCCAAACTCGGGCTGGTGGTCTAGTACAGTGATTTCAATCTTCTGACGGCCTGCTTGGTTGTGGCTCCAAAACAGCTGGTTTCGTGCAGTCTTCCACGATCCAGTTGAAACTGTCACCGACAAAAAGTTGGTGGGGAAGACAAACTGAGGAATGGCAATGATGGTCTCCTGGTTAGAACCAGCAGCCTCAATCTCCAAAATGTAGTGTCTTTTGATGAGCTCATAGCTCGTAGCTGCGAGAGTACCGCCAATAGCAATCGGATACGGACGGGCAAAGGCCTCGACCGCACGGACTCCCTTCTGGCTTACAGGGGGCagctcatcctcctcgtgAGGGTCCTTTCCTCGATTGAAGAAGTGAAGAGGGTTATGAGGATGGGGCAGATGAAGACGGTTGTGGCCATCCACATTGGCATGGGCAGTCGTGTCCGTGCCCTCCGCTTCATCTGGTTTGGGCGTGGGAGTttgttgagaaggagaagaatCGGTTTCCGACTTGTCGCCGACGAAATCACACAGACTAGGAGCAGGGGACACAAATGGAGTGCAGTCCTGGTGGTCATGCTGGGGTTGCTGCAGAATCGACAATCGGTccttgttggggttgtcgTCGCTCAGAGGACTCCTACTCCAGAAAGCGAAGTCCTCTCCGTTCCACTCATCGCCCCATTTGTGGTTGTTATGCACTGTGTAACACCACATGGTCACGTTGATGTCGGCCTGGTCAACGGCATTCATGTTGGCGTCTAGTGCCTTGAGCTGGGACGAGTAGTCGCCATTGGAGTATGCGGACTTGTCATCCATGTCGAAGGGCATACCAGTCTCGGTCATTACCATGGGAATGGGACCCATATTGTCCAgaccctccttcttcatctcctggagctgttgagCGAGACACTTGCGCACAGCAGAAGGTCCAATCTTGAGAGCAAATGCAGGGTGCGAATATCGTCCTCGCAGAATACCCAAAACGTCGACATTCCACGTACACCATCGCTTCAACATCAGAGTGAGACCGTCGTAGAAATGAGGCGCGTAAAGGACCCGTCGATCCATGCAGGTCTTATCATCCTTGATGAGAGGAGGAATTCGCATGACGGGGGGCTGACACAGCAAAAACACCTTATCACACACCTCTCTTCGCATCGTCTGAAAGTATAGAGCCCAGTGGTCCTTGAAGTACAGATTGACGAAtccatcttctccgtcGTTCTTTGTGCCCTTGACGTTAACTACGTCTCCATGTGTGTTGACGGTAAAGTAGTCTGGCCGCAGCAGTTTCTTCTCTGCCGGGTCCCAGACTCCATGCTGTGCCCAAACACACTCTCCAAGCACCCACCCGGGATCTCGCTTCCAGCCGTACCGGGTGTCGTCGTAGTCGTCGAGCTTGGGGTCGATCCATGCTCGAACTCCTTCGGGGTCCAGAACTCGAGTTCCCTTCTTTTTGGGACCAAAGTTGGAGAACTCaaactcgtccacctcAACTTGCATGCCCATTCCGAGTTGGAAACTCTGGAAAGGTGTAGGATGAGGACCCAGCTTCAGAGGCTGCTCGTCAGGCAGAATAGCCAGGTTAGGATGGCCAATCAAACCGACAGACGGCTCGTTCAGAGACTCCAGACCAATAATGCAAGTGTTCCACAGCTCGGGGGCACGTGCCTTGACACGTTTGTAGAAGAAAACCATGGCATTGATGAAGTGGTTGGTCAGGAAGTCCTGAATGTTGATGCCATTGATGATGCACTTTGGGGCGTAGTCCCGACCGCCGTAGAAGAGTGTAAACATGACAAAACATGCCAGTCGGGTATAGTTTGTGGCCCAGATCATTTTCGGGAACTCTGAGGG includes:
- a CDS encoding uncharacterized protein (Compare to YALI0B11352g, similar to uniprot|P24384 Saccharomyces cerevisiae YER013w PRP22 pre-mRNA splicing factor, similar to Saccharomyces cerevisiae PRP22 (YER013W); ancestral locus Anc_7.163); the protein is MDELEQLEIIALVSTLTQEINNYTGINDKTLAEFVLGMYEESKGDRDDFATKLKAVGGDFPDSFVDRMRQLISDLHPKYRGNSMPAPVKEEPTVKKEEPSEKLSVLTMKDTAPIKSDMGPEEVTKPRNEERDREYRDRSDRRDRSKRRSLSPDQGELDLEPIINKVYKGRVKNLTSFGAFVTLSGLKNKTDGLVHVSVLAANRVDHPSDVVSVGDVVYVKVCKIDGRKIGLSLNDVDQQTGQVMERVERSRGRDGGSEERGRRYQKQDEQPVKKRTRLTSPERWEIRQLIASGVVNAADYPDLDEDIESLQQEATVGVEEDVEIEVKEIEPPFLAGQTFQSLELSPVRVVKAPDGSLNRAAINSAVSAKERREKKQKEKAEDLLSQDAASETRDSRNSLDVASDPLAHHKYGAADPEWKQATIGTKNTAYGNRQRDSMSIAEVRRSLPVYEFRQDLINAIRDNQIIIVVGETGSGKTTQITQYLYEAGFAKNKRIGCTQPRRVAAVSVAKRVAEEVGCKVGKEVGYLIRFEDWTCPQTKIKYMTDGMLQREALVDPDMDQYSVLMLDEAHERTIATDILFALLKKAAKRRPDLRLVITSATLNAEKFSSYFDGAPIITIPGRTFPVEEHFAKEPEADYLEAAIDTVMDIHVTQDPGDILVFLTGQEEIDSACEILYERSKKIESVAGPLIILPVYSSLPSEMQSRIFDPAPPGSRKVVLATNIAETSITIDGVYYVVDPGFVKINAYDSKLGMDSLQIAPISQAQATQRAGRAGRTGPGKCYRLYTENSFHNEMLTNTVPEIQRQNLSHTILMLKAMGINDLLNFDFMDPPPHNTLLSALNDLHHLSAIDGEGLLTKLGRNMADFPMEPAMAKVLLNSVDHNCAEEILTIVAMLSVQSVFFRPKNMAEKADAKRKKFMDPTGDHLTMLNVYNAWKRNNCSKMWTNENFIQDRSMRRAQDVRNQLVSIMGRYKHRISSCGASTDIVRKVLCSGYFKNSAEKDPQQGYKTLIERTPVFMHPSSALFSKPSQYVIYHTLLLTSKEYMHCVTSIDAKWLPWAAPTFFSFADTSKLSKEKKSKKIVPLYDRYAQDQDSWRLSSARRMPEKDANIFG
- a CDS encoding uncharacterized protein (Compare to YALI0B11374g, similar to uniprot|P22141 Saccharomyces cerevisiae YER012w PRE1 20S proteasome subunit C11(beta4) P4.15.f3.1, similar to Saccharomyces cerevisiae PRE1 (YER012W); ancestral locus Anc_7.162), whose amino-acid sequence is MDIVLGLRIKGGVLVATSKAATRGISVIKVGDDKTRELNPNTLMAYTGEAGDTVQFAEYIMANTRLYGIRHDIELSPSAVASFTRNQLAKALRSRKPYQVNVLIAGFDPKTEKPTLNLIDYLASNVELPYAAHGYAAYYTMSLLDRHWKEGMTQEEGVVLMRMCIKELQTRLPVDFKGVYVKVVDKDGIRDVSALVYPDEYPEAEVTEELEVQQGEIAA
- a CDS encoding uncharacterized protein (Compare to YALI0B11396g, similar to uniprot|P10363 Saccharomyces cerevisiae YIR008c PRI1 DNA-directed DNA polymerase alpha 48kDa subunit (DNA primase), similar to Saccharomyces cerevisiae PRI1 (YIR008C); ancestral locus Anc_7.171), whose translation is MTVSEPSSPVSTAEPPTDITVPPSSSPRLPQQGLYDAIMNDVMEQIEEPLPEIPETRQPETSVSAPEVDFEGLGLFYSRFFPFKTLHRWLNHSPRNGRDFAYREFAFTLRNGAYLRFNSFAEEREFKSRVDDLVPERFEIGAVYSHSPKDRKKLRKDVFKPVSKELVFDIDMDDYDKFRTCCSGASVCNKCWRYVQVAVKMVNSALKEDFGYKHIMWVFSGRRGAHAWVSDKKARDLNDRQRSTVVSYIAAFGDATDKSAAGNSSLRRPLHPHLQRCLDIATTVFNEVVLQTQDPWANEEGSKFLLAFIPDEKLRRALAEKWKKNGDSASSADKWSDIDKVASSGVSANLDTKRLVEAKQNVILTVFMPKLDGAVSRGTGHLLKSPFCIHPKTSNVCVPMDVDSHTHELLFTPEDCPKLQEIIDDFNNYEGDAQGTVSKHASDKTRLKPFVEVFDNFVEPLLKEEIERVKAANVGSMEF